In Magnolia sinica isolate HGM2019 chromosome 12, MsV1, whole genome shotgun sequence, a single genomic region encodes these proteins:
- the LOC131221625 gene encoding uncharacterized protein LOC131221625 isoform X1, translating into MERIMERNSAEADGMTVFYRQRNDFGRDFLPSAYVAWMERSSEWQQAHQIVFSLAFGPCRSPLTHRSQSHLQMYNRFLKTLPRSANGQITDGRYLGATLDRNGLRPSCFCITLIVDM; encoded by the exons ATGGAGAGGATTATGGAAAGGAATTCTGCTGAAGCAGACGGGATGACAGTTTTTTACAGGCAGAGGAATGACTTTGGGAGGGATTTCTTGCCATCAGCTTATGTTGCTTGGATGGAACGGTCGAGTGAATGGCAGCAG GCACATCAGATTGTTTTTTCATTGGCATTTGGTCCATGCAGGAGTCCTTTGACTCATCGAAGCCAGTCACATCTGCAGATGtacaacagatttttgaaaaccTTGCCAAGAAGCGCCAATGGACAGA TTACTGATGGCCGCTATCTTGGAGCGACATTGGACCGGAATGGATTGCGCCCCAGTTGCTTTTGCATCACACTCATAGTGGACATGTGA
- the LOC131221625 gene encoding uncharacterized protein LOC131221625 isoform X2 has product MKNELRSFMAHQIVFSLAFGPCRSPLTHRSQSHLQMYNRFLKTLPRSANGQITDGRYLGATLDRNGLRPSCFCITLIVDM; this is encoded by the exons ATGAAGAATGAGCTCAGGTCCTTCATG GCACATCAGATTGTTTTTTCATTGGCATTTGGTCCATGCAGGAGTCCTTTGACTCATCGAAGCCAGTCACATCTGCAGATGtacaacagatttttgaaaaccTTGCCAAGAAGCGCCAATGGACAGA TTACTGATGGCCGCTATCTTGGAGCGACATTGGACCGGAATGGATTGCGCCCCAGTTGCTTTTGCATCACACTCATAGTGGACATGTGA
- the LOC131221625 gene encoding uncharacterized protein LOC131221625 isoform X3 → MERIMERNSAEADGMTVFYRQRNDFGRDFLPSAYVAWMERSSEWQQESFDSSKPVTSADVQQIFENLAKKRQWTDY, encoded by the exons ATGGAGAGGATTATGGAAAGGAATTCTGCTGAAGCAGACGGGATGACAGTTTTTTACAGGCAGAGGAATGACTTTGGGAGGGATTTCTTGCCATCAGCTTATGTTGCTTGGATGGAACGGTCGAGTGAATGGCAGCAG GAGTCCTTTGACTCATCGAAGCCAGTCACATCTGCAGATGtacaacagatttttgaaaaccTTGCCAAGAAGCGCCAATGGACAGA TTACTGA